A DNA window from Zingiber officinale cultivar Zhangliang chromosome 3A, Zo_v1.1, whole genome shotgun sequence contains the following coding sequences:
- the LOC122051805 gene encoding chromatin remodeling protein EBS-like isoform X2 translates to MAKTKPGKKDLDSYTIRGTNKVVEVGNCVLMRPSESDKPPYVARVEKIEADHRNNVRVKVRWYYRPEESMGGRRQFHGAKELFLSDHYDVQSAHTIEGKCVVHTFKNYTKLENVGAEDYFCRFEYKAATGAFTPDRVAVYCKCEMPYNPDDLMVQCDGCKDWQTLIR, encoded by the exons ATGGCCAAGACAAAGCCAGGCAAGAAGGACCTCGATTCCTACACCATCAGGGGCACCAACAAGGTCGTCGAAG TCGGCAACTGCGTGTTGATGCGGCCATCGGAGTCGGACAAGCCGCCGTACGTGGCGAGAGTGGAGAAGATCGAGGCCGATCACCGTAATAACGTGAGGGTGAAGGTTCGGTGGTACTACCGACCCGAGGAGTCCATGGGTGGCCGCCGGCAGTTCCATGGCGCCAAGGAGCTGTTCCTCTCTGACCACTATGACGTGCAGAGTGCGCACACCATCGAGGGCAAGTGTGTTGTCCACACCTTCAAAAACTACACCAAGTTGGAGAATGTGGGCGCTGAGGATTACTTCTGCCGCTTCGAGTACAAGGCTGCCACTGGGGCCTTCACGCCTGATCGCGTAGCAGT GTACTGCAAGTGTGAGATGCCTTACAACCCGGATGATCTGATGGTCCAGTGTGACGGATGCAAGGATTG